The following proteins come from a genomic window of Micavibrio aeruginosavorus EPB:
- a CDS encoding thiamine pyrophosphate-dependent enzyme: MAEIKGSGGLVLVDALHRLGTRRISCVAGESYLPVLDALLDYPDIDVITCRHEGGAGFMAESWGKLSGQPGICFVTRGPGVCNASIAVHTAKQDSTPLIVFMGQVRRWERGREAFQEVDVRAVFGDLAKWAVEIDDPSRIPEIVNRAWHVATTGRPGPVVIGLPEDMLSEMTTAVQADYAAPEPIGMTPAALDKVATMIRESSRPLVILGGAGWDDAACAEFASFASAAHLPVAAAFRRHDLIDHRHACYVGELGTGPNPKLLERVKQSDLLIVVGARLDEITTQSYALIDAPVPTQKLIHIHADAAELGKVYTPTLAIQADMIPAASALAGIAFNLGGRERAGWKDDARADFTAWTDIDLANRPTFNGPDMTAIFSYLRDVLPDDAVVTTDAGNFSGWAQRYLRYRRPGRLLAPLSGAMGYAVPSAVGASIHHPDRVVLGLCGDGGFMMTGQELATAIHHGAHPVIMICNNGMYGTIRMHQERKYPGRTSATTLTNPDFVALAQAYGAFTARVTKTEEFAGVWDQAVNAGRVAVIEIAMDPRQLTTNAV; encoded by the coding sequence ATGGCGGAAATCAAGGGAAGCGGCGGACTGGTTCTGGTTGATGCACTGCACCGTCTGGGGACGCGGCGAATCTCCTGCGTGGCGGGGGAGAGCTATTTGCCGGTTCTGGATGCCCTGTTGGACTACCCCGATATTGATGTGATCACCTGCCGCCATGAGGGCGGGGCCGGGTTTATGGCCGAAAGCTGGGGCAAGCTGAGCGGGCAGCCGGGCATTTGCTTTGTCACGCGCGGGCCGGGCGTGTGCAATGCGTCCATCGCCGTACACACCGCGAAACAGGATTCGACGCCGCTGATCGTTTTCATGGGGCAGGTGCGCCGCTGGGAACGCGGCCGCGAAGCGTTTCAGGAAGTGGATGTTCGCGCCGTGTTTGGTGACCTGGCCAAATGGGCGGTGGAGATTGATGATCCATCCCGCATTCCCGAAATCGTCAACCGTGCATGGCATGTGGCGACGACGGGGCGTCCGGGCCCGGTGGTCATCGGCCTGCCCGAAGATATGCTGAGCGAAATGACAACAGCGGTGCAGGCCGATTATGCGGCACCGGAACCGATCGGTATGACACCTGCCGCTTTGGATAAAGTGGCAACGATGATCCGTGAATCATCGCGCCCGCTCGTCATCCTTGGTGGGGCCGGGTGGGATGATGCGGCCTGTGCCGAATTTGCAAGTTTTGCCAGTGCCGCGCATCTGCCCGTTGCGGCGGCGTTTCGCCGGCACGATCTGATCGACCATCGCCATGCGTGTTATGTTGGTGAATTGGGGACCGGACCGAACCCGAAATTGCTGGAACGTGTCAAACAATCCGATTTGCTGATCGTTGTCGGGGCGCGATTGGATGAAATCACGACGCAGAGCTACGCGCTGATCGACGCGCCGGTGCCGACGCAAAAACTGATTCATATCCATGCCGATGCGGCGGAATTGGGTAAGGTCTATACGCCGACACTGGCCATTCAGGCCGACATGATTCCGGCCGCCAGCGCCTTGGCGGGCATTGCGTTTAATCTGGGCGGGCGTGAACGCGCCGGGTGGAAAGATGATGCCCGCGCCGATTTCACGGCATGGACGGATATTGATCTGGCCAACCGTCCGACCTTTAACGGGCCGGATATGACGGCGATTTTTTCTTACCTGCGTGATGTGTTGCCCGATGATGCGGTGGTGACAACGGACGCCGGGAATTTCAGTGGTTGGGCGCAGCGTTATTTGCGCTATCGCCGTCCGGGCCGTTTGCTGGCACCGCTCAGTGGGGCGATGGGGTATGCCGTGCCATCTGCGGTTGGTGCATCCATTCACCACCCGGATCGGGTGGTTCTGGGGCTGTGCGGTGATGGTGGCTTTATGATGACGGGGCAGGAACTGGCCACCGCCATTCACCATGGGGCGCACCCGGTGATTATGATTTGTAATAACGGCATGTATGGCACCATCCGCATGCACCAGGAACGCAAATATCCTGGACGAACCAGTGCCACAACGCTGACCAACCCGGATTTCGTCGCGCTGGCGCAGGCCTATGGCGCGTTCACCGCGCGGGTCACCAAAACCGAAGAGTTTGCGGGCGTGTGGGACCAAGCCGTGAATGCGGGCCGCGTAGCGGTTATTGAAATCGCCATGGACCCACGGCAATTGACGACGAACGCGGTTTAA
- the htpG gene encoding molecular chaperone HtpG: MANETMNFGADVSRLLDIVAHALYSNRDVFLRELVSNAADACDRLRYESIRDPSLTSGDTTFKINVFKDTGYRCLHVQDNGIGMSRQEMIDNLGTIAKSGTRAMMEQIKSSQTSDQDRLSLIGQFGVGFYASFMVAHKVEVISRRAGTSETNHWESDGRTGFTIRDATPDEAKKLSSGRGTLIILHVNDDASDFLIDEKLKQVIQIWSDHISVPVYLSDPAKTEIDEKPVNAGSALWMRPKQDITTEQYEEFYRHISHGLDEPVLTSHWRAEGKIEYTALLYIPTLRPWDMYDPGRKTSVRLYVKRVFISDTMDGLMYPWMRFVRGVIDSEDLPLNISREMLQMNPVIAKIRSGVAKRVLSDLNKLSEDDPAAFKTFWGQFGPVLKEGLYDAVEHREALFKIARFFSTHQEDTLTSLSDYVSRMKDGQDAIYYITGENLETLKNSPQIEGFKARGIEVLLMTDTIDDFWLQQIHDFDGKPFKSVTKGSIDLSKFEKQTKADDKKPETEHQDTTPLLASLKDLLKDEVGDVRISSRLTDSPVCLVAAEGDVDMHMERVLKIHQKYDAGSKRILEVNEDHPLIQRLSTLAQNAGTNSPDLHDAAHLLLDQARIIQGEPIPDPANFARRMARFMERGLAA, translated from the coding sequence ATGGCCAACGAAACGATGAATTTTGGCGCCGACGTATCCCGCCTGCTGGATATTGTGGCCCATGCGCTGTATTCAAACCGCGATGTATTCCTGCGCGAACTGGTATCGAACGCGGCGGATGCGTGTGATCGTCTGCGATATGAATCCATTCGCGATCCGTCACTGACCAGCGGCGATACAACTTTCAAAATCAACGTGTTCAAGGATACGGGATACCGTTGCCTGCATGTGCAGGATAACGGCATTGGCATGTCGCGCCAGGAAATGATCGACAATCTGGGGACCATCGCCAAATCCGGCACCCGCGCCATGATGGAACAGATCAAATCATCACAGACCAGTGACCAGGACCGCCTGTCCCTGATCGGCCAGTTTGGCGTCGGGTTTTACGCCAGCTTTATGGTCGCGCATAAGGTCGAAGTGATCAGCCGCCGCGCCGGGACATCCGAAACCAACCATTGGGAATCGGATGGCCGGACCGGATTCACCATTCGCGATGCCACGCCGGATGAAGCCAAGAAATTGTCCAGCGGTCGTGGAACATTGATTATTCTACACGTGAATGACGATGCCAGCGATTTCCTGATTGATGAAAAGTTGAAACAGGTGATTCAGATTTGGTCCGACCATATCAGCGTGCCTGTTTACCTGTCCGATCCGGCCAAAACGGAAATTGACGAAAAACCCGTCAATGCGGGATCAGCCCTGTGGATGCGCCCGAAACAGGACATCACCACCGAACAATACGAAGAATTTTACCGCCATATCAGCCACGGACTGGATGAACCGGTCTTGACCAGCCACTGGCGTGCGGAAGGAAAAATTGAATATACCGCCCTGCTCTATATCCCCACGCTCCGCCCATGGGACATGTATGACCCGGGCCGCAAAACATCCGTGCGCCTGTATGTTAAACGCGTCTTCATCAGCGATACGATGGATGGGCTGATGTATCCGTGGATGCGGTTCGTGCGCGGCGTCATTGACAGCGAGGATCTACCGCTGAACATCAGCCGTGAAATGTTACAGATGAACCCCGTCATCGCCAAGATCCGCAGCGGTGTGGCCAAACGTGTTTTGTCCGATCTGAACAAATTGTCCGAAGATGACCCGGCTGCTTTCAAAACGTTCTGGGGCCAGTTTGGGCCGGTGTTGAAGGAAGGGTTGTATGACGCCGTTGAACACCGCGAAGCCCTGTTCAAAATCGCGCGGTTCTTCTCCACCCATCAGGAAGACACGCTGACATCCCTGTCCGATTACGTATCGCGCATGAAGGATGGGCAAGACGCCATTTATTACATCACTGGCGAAAATCTGGAGACCCTGAAAAACAGCCCGCAGATCGAAGGGTTCAAAGCCCGCGGCATCGAAGTGTTGTTGATGACCGATACGATCGACGATTTCTGGCTGCAACAAATTCATGATTTTGACGGCAAGCCGTTTAAATCCGTGACCAAAGGGTCCATTGATCTGTCCAAATTCGAAAAACAAACCAAGGCGGACGATAAAAAACCGGAAACCGAACATCAAGACACAACACCCCTGCTCGCTTCGCTCAAAGACCTGCTGAAAGACGAAGTGGGTGATGTACGGATTTCATCCCGCCTGACGGACTCTCCCGTCTGTCTGGTCGCCGCCGAAGGCGATGTGGATATGCATATGGAACGCGTCCTGAAAATTCACCAGAAATATGACGCTGGGTCCAAACGCATTTTGGAAGTCAACGAAGACCACCCGTTGATCCAGCGCCTCAGCACACTGGCGCAAAACGCCGGAACCAACAGCCCGGATTTGCACGATGCCGCCCATCTGTTGCTGGATCAGGCCCGGATTATCCAAGGCGAACCCATCCCCGACCCCGCCAATTTCGCCCGCCGCATGGCGCGGTTTATGGAACGCGGGTTGGCGGCGTGA
- a CDS encoding metallopeptidase family protein, whose protein sequence is MDRKQIIMSFSVPPSTEDLEVMAREVLDTVPEELVGFCEDMNVVVEEFPDSVVEQELELEDPYELLVLYRSGAEISPGVTKKSTDEEDTMIVYRRALLDLWCETGDDLGALLRQAIIEEIGQNFDFSEEEVEDMVGRHYQGML, encoded by the coding sequence ATGGACCGGAAGCAAATTATTATGAGTTTTTCCGTTCCGCCCTCTACGGAGGATCTGGAGGTCATGGCACGCGAAGTGCTGGACACCGTGCCGGAGGAGCTGGTCGGGTTCTGTGAAGACATGAATGTCGTGGTCGAGGAGTTCCCGGATTCTGTGGTCGAGCAGGAATTGGAACTGGAAGACCCCTATGAACTGCTGGTTCTGTATCGCAGTGGCGCAGAAATTTCGCCCGGCGTGACGAAGAAAAGCACGGACGAAGAAGACACCATGATTGTCTACCGCCGCGCTTTGCTGGATTTGTGGTGTGAAACCGGTGACGATCTGGGCGCCTTGTTGCGTCAGGCCATTATCGAAGAGATCGGCCAGAATTTCGATTTCTCGGAAGAGGAAGTTGAAGACATGGTGGGTCGCCATTATCAGGGTATGCTGTGA
- a CDS encoding 4a-hydroxytetrahydrobiopterin dehydratase has product MAQTKMTRDAVSAELQGLDGWMLAADKDALHKSFRFADFNEAWGFMARCALLAEKMNHHPEWFNVWNRVDVTLNTHDAGGVTALDIKMATAMNDYTKGVNL; this is encoded by the coding sequence ATGGCCCAAACGAAAATGACACGCGACGCAGTTTCAGCCGAATTACAGGGGTTGGATGGCTGGATGCTGGCCGCGGACAAGGATGCCCTGCACAAATCCTTTCGCTTTGCCGATTTCAACGAAGCATGGGGTTTTATGGCCCGCTGTGCCCTTCTGGCCGAAAAAATGAATCACCACCCCGAATGGTTCAACGTGTGGAACCGTGTGGATGTAACGTTAAACACCCATGATGCGGGTGGCGTGACCGCATTGGACATCAAAATGGCAACGGCCATGAACGATTATACGAAAGGCGTGAACCTTTAA